The Cucumis melo cultivar AY chromosome 6, USDA_Cmelo_AY_1.0, whole genome shotgun sequence genome includes a region encoding these proteins:
- the LOC103491835 gene encoding homeobox-leucine zipper protein HAT22-like, giving the protein MGFDDFSKTGLVLGLGLSELADDQRTTLKKKPAPCSSSSLDFEPCVLTLGFSGGGGDPHRKVIDHEGVRHLYRQTSPHSSAVCSSFSGKVKRERDLSSEEVELERVCWRVSDEDDDGCNNTRKKLRLSKQQSALLEESFKQNSTLNPKQKQGLARQLNLLPRQVEVWFQNRRARTKVKQTEVDCELLKKCCETLTDENRRLQKEVQELKAIKLAKPVYMQMSGATLTICPSCERVGTGGHGGVADGNSNSKPKFSMPPNPLFYNPFSNPSAAC; this is encoded by the exons ATGggttttgatgatttttctaAAACAGGGTTGGTGTTGGGATTAGGGCTCTCAGAATTAGCTGACGATCAAAGGACGACATTGAAGAAGAAGCCTGCACCTTGCTCCTCCAGTTCACTTGATTTCGAGCCTTGTGTTTTGACTTTGGGATTTTCCGGTGGTGGTGGCGACCCTCATCGGAAAGTTATTGATCATGAGGGTGTTCGTCATTTATATCGCCAAACATCCCCTCATAGCAGCGCTGTTTGTTCTTCCTTCTCGGGTAAGgttaaaagagagagagatctGAGCAGTGAAGAAGTTGAACTGGAGAGAGTTTGTTGGAGAGTTAGTGATGAAGATGACGATGGTTGTAATAATACTAGAAAGAAACTTAGACTCTCTAAACAACAATCCGCtctcttggaagaaagtttcaAACAGAATAGCACGCTCAATCCT AAGCAAAAACAAGGCTTAGCAAGACAGCTAAATCTACTGCCACGACAAGTTGAAGTATGGTTTCAGAATAGGAGAGCTCG aaCAAAAGTGAAACAAACGGAAGTAGATTGTGAGTTGTTGAAGAAGTGTTGTGAGACGTTGACGGATGAAAATAGAAGATTACAAAAGGAGGTTCAAGAATTGAAGGCAATAAAGCTGGCAAAACCGGTATACATGCAGATGTCGGGGGCGACATTAACCATATGCCCCTCATGCGAAAGGGTGGGTACTGGCGGCCATGGTGGTGTCGCGGACGGTAATTCTAATTCCAAACCCAAATTTTCAATGCCTCCTAACCCTCTCTTTTACAATCCCTTCTCCAATCCTTCAGCCGCTTGTTAG
- the LOC127149713 gene encoding uncharacterized protein LOC127149713, translated as MTQLTTAISKMDGKGKLPAQPDHANVSVISLRSGKILDTPTTKEKKVTSKPLPLNSKNESREENVETNPSPFNSKMDKSPLNDFTPYMPNLPFPSRLAPKKKEAPKEEELLDMFRKVQINLPLLDAIQQVPRYAKFLKELCTNKRKTKERPMVSQNVSALLKSNIPEKCNDPSMFSLPCVIENRLIFHAMLDLGASINVMPYNVFEDLELNNLQKETSVCIQLADRSYISPLGIVEDVLVKIDKLIFPADFYILEMNEACLKPSHSILLGRPFLKTAKAIINVDKGSLSVEFDRDIVTFNIF; from the coding sequence ATGACTCAACTTACTACCGCTATAAGCAAGATGGATGGGAAAGGCAAACTTCCGGCTCAACCGGACCATGCTAATGTAAGTGTCATTTCACTAAGGAGTGGTAAGATTCTTGACACTCCCACCACCAAAGAGAAAAAGGTAACTTCCAAACCCTTACCTCTTAATAGTAAGAATGAGTCCAGGGAAGAAAATGTTGAAACAAACCCCTCACCATTTAATTCTAAAATGGATAAATCTCCTCTTAATGATTTTACTCCTTACATGCCTAATCTTCCTTTTCCCTCTAGGTTGGCTCCAAAAAAGAAGGAAGCACCCAAGGAGGAAGAACTCTTGGATATGTTTAGAAAGGTGCAAATCAACTTGCCCCTTCTCGATGCAATCCAACAAGTCCCGAGGTATGCAAAATTTCTAAAGGAGTTGTGTACCAACAAgaggaaaacaaaagaaagaccaATGGTAAGTCAAAATGTTTCAGCTCTTCTTAAGAGTAATATTCCAGAAAAATGCAATGACCCCAGTATGTTTTCTCTACCTTGTGTAATAGAAAATAGGCTAATTTTTCATGCAATGCTTGACTTAGGAGCATCCATAAATGTCATGCCATACAACGTCTTTGAAGATCTAGAACTCAATaatttacaaaaagaaactaGTGTATGCATACAACTAGCGGATAGATCTTATATTTCACCGTTAGGAATAGTTGAAGATGTCCTTgtgaaaattgacaaactaaTTTTTCCGGCGGATTTTtacatattagaaatgaatgAAGCATGCCTAAAACCATCTCACTCTATTTTATTAGGAAGACCTTTTCTTAAAACTGCAAAAGCCATTATAAATGTTGATAAAGGTTCCTTGAGTGTAGAGTTTGATAGAGACATTGTCacattcaatattttttaa